Proteins encoded together in one Micromonospora kangleipakensis window:
- a CDS encoding DeoR/GlpR family DNA-binding transcription regulator, producing MDRYARWNALLEMLTDTGRVSVEEAAERLDVSQATIRRDFDQLAQQQMITRTRGGAVANGVSYDLPLRYKTAKHSAEKQRIGAAAAALVTPGTVVGLNGGTTSTEVARALAVRPDLNTNAEGAQLTVVTNALNIANELLVRSRMKVVVAGGVVRPKSFELVGPLGGALLREVTLDVALLGVDAIDPQLGAAAHHEGEAAMNNLMVARAKRVVIIADSSKLGGHAFARICSVDRVETLVTDSGAAPAVVQAFRDAGVHVICA from the coding sequence GTGGACCGCTACGCCCGATGGAACGCGCTGCTCGAGATGCTGACCGACACCGGTCGGGTCAGCGTCGAGGAGGCAGCCGAGCGCCTGGACGTCTCCCAGGCGACCATCCGGCGTGACTTCGACCAGCTCGCCCAGCAGCAGATGATCACCCGGACCCGGGGCGGCGCGGTGGCCAACGGCGTCTCCTACGACCTGCCGCTGCGCTACAAGACCGCCAAGCACTCGGCCGAGAAGCAGCGGATCGGGGCGGCCGCCGCGGCGCTGGTGACCCCCGGGACCGTGGTCGGCCTCAACGGCGGCACCACCAGCACCGAGGTGGCCCGGGCCCTGGCCGTCCGGCCGGATCTGAACACCAACGCGGAGGGCGCCCAGCTCACCGTGGTCACCAACGCCCTGAACATCGCCAACGAGCTGCTGGTCCGCTCGCGGATGAAGGTGGTGGTGGCCGGCGGCGTGGTCCGGCCCAAGTCGTTCGAGCTGGTCGGCCCGCTGGGCGGGGCGCTGCTGCGCGAGGTGACCCTGGACGTCGCCCTGCTCGGCGTGGACGCGATCGACCCGCAGCTCGGCGCCGCCGCCCACCACGAGGGCGAGGCGGCGATGAACAACCTGATGGTGGCCCGGGCCAAGCGGGTGGTGATCATCGCGGACTCGTCCAAGTTGGGCGGTCACGCGTTCGCCCGGATCTGCTCGGTGGACCGGGTGGAGACGCTGGTCACCGACTCCGGCGCCGCGCCGGCCGTGGTGCAGGCCTTCCGCGACGCGGGCGTGCACGTCATCTGCGCCTGA
- a CDS encoding SIS domain-containing protein: MAYVHAEIASQPDCWREAAQLAPTVADRLPRPGERVAVVGCGTSWFMAMAYAGLREHAGQGETDAFQASEFPAGRRYDRLIAITRSGTTTEVLELLAALRGQVPTTVLVGDPGSPAVALADAAVTMPFADERSVVQTRFATTALALLRAHLGDDLGRLVADAEVAVRAPLPIDPAGIEQVTFLGRGWTVGLAQEAALKCREAATFWAEAYPAMDYRHGPISVAAPGRLVWAFGGIPDGLPEDVAATGATFVHSRTHGCRTVLTSWAAGRTPVDPMADLILAQRLAVALATSRGLDPDAPRHLTRSVVLA, translated from the coding sequence ATGGCGTACGTGCACGCGGAGATCGCGAGCCAGCCCGACTGCTGGCGGGAGGCGGCGCAGCTCGCCCCGACCGTCGCCGACCGCCTGCCGCGCCCCGGCGAGCGGGTCGCCGTCGTGGGCTGCGGCACGTCGTGGTTCATGGCGATGGCGTACGCCGGGCTGCGCGAGCACGCCGGACAGGGCGAGACCGACGCCTTTCAGGCCTCCGAGTTCCCCGCCGGCCGCCGCTACGACCGGCTCATCGCGATCACCCGCTCCGGCACCACCACCGAGGTGCTGGAGCTGCTGGCCGCGCTGCGCGGCCAGGTGCCCACCACGGTGCTCGTCGGCGACCCCGGCTCCCCGGCGGTCGCGCTGGCCGACGCGGCGGTGACCATGCCCTTCGCCGACGAGCGGTCGGTGGTCCAGACCCGCTTCGCCACCACCGCCCTGGCGCTGCTCCGCGCCCACCTCGGCGACGACCTGGGCCGGCTGGTCGCCGACGCCGAGGTGGCCGTCCGGGCCCCGCTGCCGATCGACCCGGCCGGGATCGAGCAGGTCACCTTCCTCGGTCGCGGCTGGACGGTCGGGCTGGCCCAGGAGGCCGCGCTGAAGTGCCGCGAGGCGGCCACCTTCTGGGCCGAGGCGTACCCGGCGATGGACTACCGGCACGGCCCGATCTCGGTGGCCGCGCCGGGCCGGCTGGTCTGGGCGTTCGGCGGGATCCCCGACGGGCTGCCCGAGGACGTCGCCGCCACCGGGGCCACGTTCGTGCACAGCCGCACCCACGGCTGCCGCACCGTGCTGACCAGCTGGGCGGCCGGGCGTACCCCGGTCGACCCGATGGCCGACCTGATCCTCGCCCAGCGGCTCGCCGTCGCGCTCGCCACCAGCCGCGGCCTCGACCCCGACGCGCCCCGCCACCTGACCCGCTCCGTGGTCCTGGCGTGA
- a CDS encoding ROK family protein, with product MTAVTQVVVALDVGGTGMKCALVRPDGVVVHAERHPTDAGRGPDAVVDTVLAVAEGLAGKARADGLTPVACGIAVPGVVDEARGVAVWSANVGFRDVPLRELAEARLGLPTALGHDVRAGGLAEARLGAGRGAGHVLFVAIGTGIAAAHVVDGSAAVGAHGAAGEIGHILVRPDGPRCGCGRPGCLEAVASAAAIGRRYAELADAPATAAEVADRAAAGEPLAGRVWREAVEALADGLATGQALFDVATIVIGGGLAQAGPRLLDPLRGALRERLTFHREPRLVAAALGDEAGCLGAALLALDARPRP from the coding sequence GTGACCGCAGTCACCCAGGTCGTCGTCGCGCTGGACGTGGGCGGCACCGGGATGAAGTGCGCCCTGGTCCGCCCGGACGGCGTGGTGGTGCACGCCGAACGGCACCCCACCGACGCCGGGCGCGGCCCGGACGCCGTGGTCGACACGGTCCTGGCGGTCGCCGAGGGGCTGGCCGGCAAGGCCCGCGCCGACGGGCTGACGCCGGTGGCCTGCGGCATCGCCGTACCGGGGGTGGTGGACGAGGCTCGCGGGGTGGCGGTCTGGTCGGCCAACGTGGGCTTCCGGGACGTACCGCTGCGGGAGCTGGCGGAGGCGCGGCTCGGCCTGCCCACGGCCCTCGGCCACGACGTGCGCGCGGGCGGCCTGGCGGAGGCCCGGCTCGGTGCCGGGCGCGGCGCCGGCCACGTGCTCTTCGTCGCGATCGGCACCGGCATCGCCGCCGCCCACGTGGTCGACGGGTCGGCCGCCGTCGGCGCGCACGGCGCCGCCGGGGAGATCGGCCACATCCTGGTACGCCCCGACGGCCCGCGCTGCGGCTGCGGTCGCCCCGGCTGCCTGGAGGCGGTGGCGTCGGCCGCCGCGATCGGCCGCCGGTACGCGGAGCTGGCCGACGCCCCGGCGACCGCCGCCGAGGTGGCGGACCGGGCGGCGGCCGGTGAGCCGCTGGCCGGTCGGGTCTGGCGCGAGGCCGTCGAGGCGCTCGCCGACGGGCTCGCCACCGGCCAGGCCCTCTTCGACGTGGCGACCATCGTGATCGGCGGCGGGCTGGCCCAGGCCGGTCCCCGGCTGCTGGACCCGCTGCGCGGGGCGCTGCGCGAGCGGCTGACGTTCCACCGGGAGCCGCGCCTGGTCGCGGCGGCGCTGGGCGACGAGGCCGGCTGCCTCGGCGCCGCGCTGCTGGCCCTGGACGCCCGGCCCCGGCCCTGA
- the nagA gene encoding N-acetylglucosamine-6-phosphate deacetylase, which produces MTLRVNGKVVTPTGVIRQGCVEIAGDRIRAVAEYPSVRDGHWIVPGFVDMHTHGGGGHTFTTGDADSAREAAAFHLRHGTTTLLASLVSSPFALMRDATAAYRPLVDAGVLAGIHFEGPYLSADRCGAQNPEFLRDPSTEELAELIGVGAGAVRMVTLAPERDGALDAIKLLTAHGVVAAVGHTDATWEQTRAAVAAGASVGTHLFNGMRPVHHREPGPVVALLDAPNVVCELVADGVHLHDGMLGFATSVAGPERAALITDAMAAAGMPDGEYELGGQQVTVADGVARLARGGAIAGSTLTMDAALRHAVAAGVALPDACRMVATTPARAIGLGDRVGALQPGLRADLVLLDDDLNVVRVMRAGSWVD; this is translated from the coding sequence ATGACCCTGCGGGTGAACGGCAAGGTGGTGACCCCGACCGGCGTGATCCGGCAGGGCTGCGTGGAGATCGCCGGCGACCGGATCCGGGCGGTCGCCGAGTACCCGTCGGTGCGCGACGGGCACTGGATCGTGCCGGGCTTCGTGGACATGCACACCCACGGCGGCGGCGGGCACACCTTCACCACCGGCGACGCCGACTCGGCCCGCGAGGCCGCCGCGTTCCACCTGCGGCACGGCACCACGACCCTGCTGGCCAGCCTGGTCAGTTCCCCCTTCGCGCTGATGCGGGACGCCACCGCCGCCTACCGCCCGCTGGTCGACGCCGGCGTGCTGGCCGGCATCCACTTCGAGGGGCCGTACCTGTCGGCGGACCGCTGCGGCGCGCAGAACCCGGAGTTCCTCCGCGACCCGTCCACCGAGGAGCTGGCCGAGCTGATCGGGGTGGGCGCGGGCGCGGTCCGGATGGTCACCCTGGCCCCGGAGCGGGACGGGGCGCTGGACGCGATCAAGCTGCTCACCGCGCACGGCGTGGTCGCCGCCGTCGGCCACACGGACGCCACCTGGGAGCAGACCCGGGCCGCCGTGGCGGCCGGCGCCAGCGTGGGCACCCACCTGTTCAACGGCATGCGCCCGGTGCACCACCGGGAGCCGGGGCCGGTGGTGGCCCTGCTCGACGCGCCGAACGTGGTCTGCGAGCTGGTCGCCGACGGCGTCCACCTGCACGACGGCATGCTCGGCTTCGCCACCTCGGTCGCCGGCCCGGAGCGGGCCGCCCTGATCACCGACGCGATGGCCGCCGCCGGCATGCCCGACGGCGAGTACGAGCTGGGCGGTCAGCAGGTCACCGTGGCCGACGGGGTGGCCCGGCTGGCCCGGGGCGGCGCGATCGCCGGCAGCACCCTGACCATGGACGCCGCCCTGCGGCACGCCGTGGCGGCCGGCGTCGCCCTGCCGGACGCCTGCCGGATGGTGGCCACCACCCCGGCCCGGGCCATCGGCCTCGGCGACCGGGTCGGCGCGCTCCAGCCCGGCCTCCGGGCGGACCTGGTGCTCCTCGACGACGACCTCAACGTGGTACGGGTGATGCGCGCCGGCTCCTGGGTGGACTGA
- a CDS encoding DUF4032 domain-containing protein → MRITSALVDPALLDLPWSTPLEEWPARHLVALPQGISRHIVRFVRLGEYVYAVKETGERVAEREYDLLRALERIDFPSVEAIAIVADRQTDDGEPLDPVLITRHLQFSLPYRALFSNTLRPETMNRLLDALAALLVRMHLTGFFWGDCSLSNTLFRRDAGAFAAYLVDAETGALHSSLSNGQRGEDLEIARVNIFGEALDLQAAGLLHESIDPEMVCEEVVQRYERLWHEITYEQQVEREARHDIEGRIRRLNELGFDVAEVALSTVDNGRYLVRPKVVDAGYHTRRLLRLTGLDAEENQARKLLNDLDAYRVESDLTDEQQAAHRWLTEVFEPVVRAVPAHLRRKLEPQELFAQIIEHKWLLSERAGRDVGMGPAVQSYLADVLVHRPDEQAVLGVEVPAAG, encoded by the coding sequence GTGCGGATCACCTCGGCCCTCGTCGACCCGGCGCTGCTCGACCTTCCCTGGTCGACCCCGCTGGAGGAGTGGCCTGCGCGCCACCTGGTGGCGCTGCCCCAGGGCATCTCCCGGCACATCGTGCGCTTCGTCCGTCTCGGCGAGTACGTCTACGCGGTGAAGGAGACCGGCGAGCGGGTCGCCGAGCGGGAGTACGACCTGCTCCGGGCGTTGGAGCGGATCGACTTCCCGTCGGTGGAGGCGATCGCGATCGTGGCCGACCGGCAGACCGACGACGGCGAGCCGCTCGATCCGGTGCTGATCACCCGGCACCTGCAGTTCTCGCTGCCCTACCGGGCGCTCTTCTCCAACACGCTCCGCCCGGAGACGATGAACCGGCTGCTGGACGCGTTGGCCGCGCTGCTGGTGCGGATGCACCTGACCGGCTTCTTCTGGGGCGACTGCTCGCTGTCGAACACGCTGTTCCGCCGGGACGCCGGGGCGTTCGCCGCGTACCTGGTGGACGCCGAGACCGGGGCCCTGCACAGCTCGCTCTCCAACGGCCAGCGGGGCGAGGACCTGGAGATCGCCCGGGTGAACATCTTCGGCGAGGCGCTGGACCTCCAGGCCGCCGGGCTGCTGCACGAGTCGATCGACCCGGAGATGGTCTGCGAGGAGGTCGTGCAACGCTACGAGCGGCTCTGGCACGAGATCACCTACGAGCAGCAGGTCGAGCGGGAGGCCCGGCACGACATCGAGGGGCGGATTCGCCGCCTCAACGAGCTGGGCTTCGACGTCGCCGAGGTGGCCCTGTCGACGGTCGACAACGGGCGTTACCTGGTCCGCCCCAAGGTGGTCGACGCCGGCTACCACACCCGCCGGCTGCTCCGGCTGACCGGCCTGGACGCCGAGGAGAACCAGGCCCGCAAGCTGCTCAACGACCTGGACGCGTACCGGGTGGAGAGCGACCTGACCGACGAGCAGCAGGCGGCGCACCGCTGGCTGACCGAGGTCTTCGAGCCGGTGGTCCGGGCGGTGCCCGCGCACCTGCGCCGCAAGCTGGAGCCGCAGGAGCTCTTCGCGCAGATCATCGAGCACAAGTGGCTGCTCTCCGAGCGGGCCGGCCGGGACGTGGGGATGGGTCCGGCGGTGCAGTCGTACCTGGCCGACGTGCTGGTGCACCGCCCCGACGAGCAGGCCGTCCTCGGCGTCGAGGTCCCCGCCGCCGGCTGA
- a CDS encoding phosphatase PAP2 family protein, whose protein sequence is MRETTGVRGTVRLRPVRPAGWWYDALLLAALVGLTVALASGHFLGLDRAVADWADAHRPAAAYWVARVLNYLGQGTPLTLLAAGLGVLVAVRSRSIRPVLPPVVAFVLTVLTIGPLKLWSDRAAPTASVKPPYLPEPDTVQIFHTDGPYGVSYPSGHVANSIVWYGILALLLPALLRTLHRPVPDHLITAVRVLPPVIVFCTTTYLGWHWLTDSVAGLLLGLLLDRLLHRVPWDDLPLPGRLRNWDRPFTSVP, encoded by the coding sequence GTGCGGGAGACCACGGGAGTACGCGGCACCGTCCGGCTCCGACCGGTCCGACCGGCCGGGTGGTGGTACGACGCGCTGCTGCTCGCCGCCCTGGTCGGGCTGACCGTGGCGCTCGCCAGCGGCCACTTCCTCGGCCTCGACCGTGCGGTCGCCGACTGGGCGGACGCGCACCGGCCGGCGGCGGCGTACTGGGTGGCGCGGGTGCTCAACTATCTCGGCCAGGGGACGCCGCTGACCCTGCTCGCGGCGGGGCTCGGCGTGCTGGTGGCCGTCCGGTCCCGGTCGATCCGGCCGGTGCTACCGCCGGTGGTCGCGTTCGTGCTGACGGTCCTGACCATCGGGCCGCTGAAGCTCTGGTCCGACCGGGCCGCGCCCACCGCCAGCGTCAAGCCGCCCTACCTGCCGGAACCGGACACCGTCCAGATCTTCCACACCGACGGCCCGTACGGGGTGTCCTACCCGTCGGGGCACGTGGCCAACTCGATCGTCTGGTACGGGATCCTTGCGCTGCTGCTGCCCGCGCTGCTGCGCACCCTGCACCGCCCGGTGCCGGACCACCTGATCACCGCGGTCCGCGTGCTGCCGCCGGTGATCGTGTTCTGCACCACCACCTACCTGGGTTGGCACTGGCTGACCGACTCGGTCGCCGGGCTGCTGCTCGGGCTGCTGCTGGACCGGCTGCTGCACCGGGTGCCCTGGGACGACCTGCCGCTGCCCGGCCGGTTACGGAACTGGGACCGCCCGTTCACCTCGGTCCCCTAG
- a CDS encoding APC family permease, translating into MDQLRRRLSVPDAVVIGLGSMLGAGVFVVFAPAAAAAGGAGLIIALALAGFIAWCNATSSARLAARYPESGGTYVYGRERLHPFAGFVAGWGFVVGKTASCAAMALTIGAYLWPGRARLVAVAAVVAVTAVNVRGIGKTAAATRALVGLVLAVLALVAVTGAPHVAPDRLDGLADIGIRGVLTAAGLLFFAFAGYARIATLGEEVREPERTIPRAVPLALGVVLAIYLVLAVVALGVLGEERLAASAAPLAEVVTAAGLPGLAWLVRAGATVAVTGVLLSLLAGVGRTTLAMARRRDLPGALAAVHPRYRVPYRAELAVAAVVIVVVALGDIRGAIGFSSCTVLVYYAITNASALTLGRDPERKLPVQLLAALGLVGCLVLAVNLPAASVLAGFGVLALGAAWYALRHTGRG; encoded by the coding sequence GTGGATCAACTGAGGCGGCGGCTGAGCGTACCCGATGCGGTGGTCATCGGTCTGGGGTCGATGCTCGGCGCGGGCGTCTTCGTGGTCTTCGCGCCGGCCGCCGCGGCGGCCGGCGGTGCGGGGCTGATCATCGCGCTGGCGCTGGCCGGCTTCATCGCCTGGTGCAACGCGACCAGCTCGGCCCGGCTCGCCGCCCGCTACCCGGAGTCCGGCGGGACGTACGTCTACGGCCGGGAACGGCTGCACCCGTTCGCCGGTTTCGTGGCCGGCTGGGGGTTCGTGGTCGGCAAGACGGCGAGCTGCGCGGCGATGGCGCTGACCATCGGGGCGTACCTCTGGCCGGGGCGGGCGCGGCTCGTCGCGGTCGCCGCGGTGGTGGCGGTGACCGCGGTGAACGTACGCGGCATCGGCAAGACCGCGGCGGCGACCCGCGCGCTGGTCGGCCTCGTGCTGGCGGTGCTCGCCCTGGTCGCGGTGACCGGCGCACCGCACGTCGCGCCGGATCGGCTGGACGGCCTCGCCGACATTGGGATCCGGGGCGTGCTGACCGCCGCCGGCCTGCTCTTCTTCGCCTTCGCCGGGTACGCCCGGATCGCCACCCTCGGCGAGGAGGTACGCGAACCGGAGCGGACCATCCCCCGCGCGGTGCCGCTGGCGCTCGGTGTCGTGCTGGCGATCTACCTGGTGCTGGCCGTCGTCGCGCTCGGCGTGCTCGGCGAGGAGCGGCTGGCCGCCTCCGCCGCCCCGCTGGCCGAGGTGGTGACCGCCGCCGGGCTGCCCGGCCTGGCCTGGCTGGTCCGGGCCGGCGCGACCGTGGCGGTCACCGGGGTGCTGCTCTCCCTGCTCGCCGGGGTGGGCCGGACGACGCTGGCGATGGCCCGCCGCCGCGACCTGCCCGGCGCGCTGGCCGCCGTGCACCCCCGCTACCGGGTCCCGTACCGCGCCGAGCTGGCCGTGGCCGCCGTGGTGATCGTCGTGGTGGCCCTCGGCGACATCCGCGGCGCGATCGGCTTCTCCAGCTGCACGGTGCTGGTCTACTACGCGATCACCAACGCCTCCGCGCTCACCCTCGGCCGGGACCCGGAGCGGAAGCTTCCGGTGCAGCTCCTCGCCGCCCTCGGGCTGGTCGGCTGCCTGGTGCTGGCGGTGAACCTGCCGGCGGCGAGTGTGCTGGCCGGCTTCGGCGTCCTCGCCCTCGGCGCCGCCTGGTACGCCCTGCGCCACACCGGACGCGGCTGA
- a CDS encoding NAD-binding protein has product MAEPLRDRARRATGWRLRMNGDTRPHFVVCGSDPLAYWVVRSLLATESAAGRVRVTLVVPERRRSDGPDGRDIEGVQVIRADRLDETAFRRAGLAGADGLALLRQDDVGNMQAALCAQEVEPRLRLVVRMFNTSLANGLRQLFPDSAVLSDASMAAPAFVAAALGELAPTHFRHAGRTLYVARRADVRPEDVLCGLAVTTDPDLIRVLPADEPAADVVLAEATGQPPGTELAARRLVRARRRRQPVAVLLRAVRSFATRKIGIAVMLLLAVIALLGWLNGRAVDVSWAEALYLTLVTTLSGQDPDVTKPAAAQIMQVVLNLAGLALIPLITAVVVDGIVNARLALHAGRIQPDRSGHVVVVGLGNIGTRVMAQLQDFGVEVVAIDKDPDARGAALAHRLGVPLIVGDAGLEETLRAASVDTCQALVVVSTDDGTNLRAALNARSLDADLRVVLRLFDGDFAKRIQEAFGIGISRSVSYLAAPAFAVALLDRAVIATIPIGRHALLVTEVPVVAGSPLDGRPLAAVARPGEVRLLAHTRAGQKTDWTADPRMVISAGDRLTVVARRAGLSALLRETTPPAEPAPAGVPVPRQPEEE; this is encoded by the coding sequence ATGGCCGAGCCCCTGCGCGACCGCGCCCGCCGCGCGACCGGCTGGCGGCTCCGGATGAACGGTGACACCCGCCCGCACTTCGTGGTCTGCGGCTCCGACCCGCTCGCCTACTGGGTGGTCCGGTCGCTGCTCGCCACCGAGTCGGCCGCCGGCCGGGTCCGGGTCACCCTGGTGGTGCCCGAGCGTCGCCGCTCAGACGGGCCGGACGGCCGCGACATCGAGGGCGTCCAGGTGATCCGGGCCGACCGGCTGGACGAGACGGCGTTCCGCCGGGCCGGGCTGGCCGGCGCGGACGGGCTGGCCCTGCTGCGCCAGGACGACGTCGGCAACATGCAGGCCGCGCTCTGCGCCCAGGAGGTCGAGCCGCGGCTGCGCCTGGTGGTGCGGATGTTCAACACCAGCCTCGCCAACGGCCTACGGCAGCTCTTCCCCGACTCGGCGGTGCTCTCCGACGCCTCGATGGCCGCCCCGGCCTTCGTGGCCGCCGCACTCGGCGAGCTGGCCCCCACCCACTTCCGGCACGCCGGACGCACCCTCTACGTGGCCCGGCGCGCCGACGTACGCCCCGAGGACGTGCTCTGCGGCCTGGCCGTCACCACCGACCCCGACCTGATCCGGGTCCTCCCGGCGGACGAGCCGGCGGCCGACGTGGTGCTGGCCGAGGCGACCGGGCAGCCGCCCGGCACCGAGCTCGCCGCCCGCCGGCTGGTCCGGGCCCGGCGCCGGCGCCAGCCCGTCGCGGTGCTGCTCCGCGCGGTCCGCAGCTTCGCCACCCGCAAGATCGGCATCGCGGTGATGCTGCTACTGGCGGTGATCGCCCTGCTCGGCTGGCTCAACGGTCGCGCGGTGGACGTGAGCTGGGCGGAGGCGCTCTACCTGACGTTGGTCACCACGCTCAGCGGGCAGGACCCGGACGTCACCAAGCCGGCCGCCGCGCAGATCATGCAGGTGGTGCTCAACCTCGCCGGGCTGGCGCTGATCCCGTTGATCACCGCGGTGGTGGTGGACGGCATCGTCAACGCCCGGCTGGCGCTGCACGCCGGGCGGATCCAGCCGGACCGCTCCGGGCACGTGGTGGTGGTCGGGCTCGGCAACATCGGCACCCGCGTGATGGCCCAACTGCAGGACTTCGGGGTCGAGGTGGTGGCCATCGACAAGGACCCGGACGCCCGGGGCGCGGCGCTGGCCCATCGGCTGGGCGTACCGCTGATCGTGGGGGACGCCGGGCTCGAGGAGACGCTGCGGGCCGCGTCGGTCGACACCTGCCAGGCGCTGGTGGTGGTCTCCACCGACGACGGCACCAACCTGCGGGCGGCGCTGAACGCCCGCTCGCTCGACGCCGACCTGCGGGTGGTGCTGCGCCTCTTCGACGGCGACTTCGCCAAACGGATCCAAGAGGCGTTCGGCATCGGCATCTCGCGCAGCGTTTCGTACCTGGCCGCGCCCGCGTTCGCGGTGGCGCTGCTGGATCGCGCGGTGATCGCCACCATCCCGATCGGCCGGCACGCGCTGCTGGTCACCGAGGTCCCGGTGGTCGCCGGCTCCCCGCTGGACGGCCGCCCGCTCGCCGCGGTGGCCCGCCCCGGCGAGGTACGCCTGCTCGCGCACACCCGGGCCGGGCAGAAGACCGACTGGACCGCCGATCCCCGGATGGTGATCTCGGCGGGGGACCGGTTGACCGTGGTCGCCCGGCGGGCCGGGCTGAGCGCCCTGCTCCGCGAGACCACCCCGCCCGCGGAGCCGGCCCCGGCCGGCGTGCCGGTCCCGAGGCAGCCCGAGGAGGAGTGA
- a CDS encoding MSMEG_6728 family protein codes for MQTFLPYPDFLASARTLDQKRLGKQRVETIQVLRGLTRPDYGWRNHPAVKMWAGYEEALTRYGLDVCAVWCEPGRADTCAATMVTDLATACGITTVRTQAELAGAGELPPWLGRDDLHLSHRSSLLRKDPAHYGPWFGGIPPDLEYVWPASDRERRCLLPPEA; via the coding sequence ATGCAGACGTTCCTCCCGTACCCGGACTTCCTGGCGAGCGCCCGGACCCTGGACCAGAAGCGGCTGGGCAAGCAGCGGGTGGAGACGATCCAGGTGCTGCGCGGGCTGACCCGCCCGGACTACGGCTGGCGCAACCACCCGGCGGTGAAGATGTGGGCCGGCTACGAGGAGGCGCTCACCCGGTACGGGCTGGACGTCTGCGCGGTCTGGTGCGAGCCGGGTCGGGCGGACACCTGCGCCGCCACCATGGTCACCGACCTCGCCACCGCCTGCGGCATCACCACCGTCCGTACGCAGGCCGAGCTGGCCGGGGCCGGTGAGCTGCCGCCCTGGCTGGGCCGCGACGACCTGCACCTGAGCCACCGCTCGTCGCTGCTGCGCAAGGACCCCGCGCACTACGGCCCGTGGTTCGGCGGGATCCCGCCCGACCTGGAGTACGTCTGGCCCGCCTCGGACCGCGAGCGGCGCTGCCTGCTGCCACCGGAGGCGTGA
- a CDS encoding FAD-dependent oxidoreductase: MALSRVVGRLIGVRQHVVDPGGGGAPRVPRAAAAVVVGGGIAGMSAAVVLAERGVDVTVLEAAPTLGGRLGAWPEALTDGAQRNEHGFHAFFRQYYNWRSILRRVDPDLGFLKPVPGYPILSEQWPTEEFGKLPPAPPANLLALLLRSPSLRLADLSGMDRDAALPLLTYDPVRTYAEFDRMTSDELLSSLRLPDRARAMLFEVFSHSFFNHEAEMSAAELIAQFHFYLLGNPEGLAFDCPDEDYATAIWEPLTRHVEKHAGRVVTGVAAARLDREPAGWRVTATDGSSYAAGHVVLAVDPPALAALVAASPGLAAVAPELVARMPAFGRPGPPYAVARYWMDGDVRAERAVFSGVSRQPTLDSVTLYHRLENEPRRWAERTGGSVVELHAYACEPDVPADELAERMRAELTRLWPEAAGLRVRELRARVAAQAPAFTPGSNAWRPGVRTDADGLYLAGDGIATGFPSALMERSAATGILAANHILRAEGAAAEPVRSIRPRGLLAGRR; the protein is encoded by the coding sequence ATGGCGTTGTCGCGAGTGGTCGGTCGGCTCATCGGCGTACGGCAGCACGTGGTGGACCCCGGCGGTGGCGGCGCTCCCCGCGTGCCGCGTGCGGCCGCGGCGGTGGTGGTCGGCGGCGGGATCGCCGGCATGTCGGCGGCGGTGGTGCTGGCCGAGCGCGGGGTGGACGTGACGGTGCTGGAGGCCGCGCCCACCCTGGGCGGCCGGCTGGGCGCCTGGCCGGAGGCGCTGACGGACGGGGCGCAGCGCAACGAGCACGGCTTCCACGCGTTCTTCCGGCAGTACTACAACTGGCGGTCGATCCTCCGCCGGGTCGACCCGGACCTGGGCTTCCTCAAGCCGGTCCCCGGCTACCCGATTCTGAGCGAGCAGTGGCCCACCGAGGAGTTCGGCAAGCTGCCGCCGGCCCCGCCGGCGAACCTGCTCGCCCTGCTGCTGCGCAGCCCGAGCCTGCGCCTGGCCGACCTGAGCGGGATGGACCGGGACGCGGCGCTGCCGCTGCTCACCTACGACCCGGTGCGCACCTACGCCGAGTTCGACCGGATGACCTCGGACGAGCTGCTCAGCTCGCTGCGGCTGCCGGACCGGGCCCGGGCGATGCTCTTCGAGGTCTTCTCGCACTCGTTCTTCAACCACGAGGCGGAGATGTCGGCCGCCGAGCTGATCGCCCAGTTCCATTTCTACCTGCTCGGCAACCCGGAGGGGCTGGCCTTCGACTGCCCGGACGAGGACTACGCCACGGCGATCTGGGAGCCGCTGACCCGGCACGTCGAGAAGCACGCCGGGCGGGTGGTCACCGGCGTCGCCGCCGCCCGGCTGGACCGGGAGCCGGCGGGCTGGCGGGTGACCGCCACGGACGGCTCGTCGTACGCCGCCGGGCACGTCGTGCTCGCCGTCGACCCGCCCGCGCTGGCCGCGCTGGTCGCGGCCTCGCCCGGCCTGGCCGCGGTGGCGCCGGAGCTGGTGGCGCGGATGCCCGCGTTCGGCCGGCCCGGTCCGCCGTACGCGGTGGCGCGGTACTGGATGGACGGGGACGTCCGCGCCGAACGGGCGGTGTTCAGCGGGGTGTCCCGGCAGCCCACCCTCGACTCGGTGACCCTCTACCACCGGCTGGAGAACGAGCCGCGCCGCTGGGCGGAGCGCACCGGCGGCTCGGTGGTGGAGCTGCACGCGTACGCCTGCGAGCCGGACGTGCCGGCCGACGAGCTGGCCGAGCGGATGCGGGCGGAGCTGACCCGGCTCTGGCCTGAGGCGGCCGGGCTGCGGGTCCGGGAGCTGCGTGCCCGGGTGGCGGCGCAGGCCCCCGCGTTCACCCCGGGCAGCAACGCCTGGCGGCCGGGGGTACGCACCGACGCCGACGGCCTCTACCTGGCCGGGGACGGCATCGCCACGGGGTTCCCGAGCGCGCTGATGGAGCGCTCGGCGGCCACCGGGATCCTCGCGGCGAACCACATCCTGCGCGCCGAGGGCGCGGCGGCCGAGCCGGTCCGCTCGATCCGCCCCCGCGGCCTGCTCGCCGGCCGGCGATGA